The following are encoded together in the Acidobacteriota bacterium genome:
- a CDS encoding GFA family protein, which translates to MAADAFLTGGCLCGAIRFEVTPPTRWCAHCHCSLCRRAHGAAFVTWFGVERSSFELVTGADELSWYRSTPAARRGFCSRCGSTIFFESERWADEVHIALACMEGAIDRSPKAHVFYDSHVDWIELGDELQRLGGPSGTNPIEPAR; encoded by the coding sequence ATGGCAGCCGACGCTTTTCTGACCGGAGGATGCCTCTGTGGCGCCATCCGATTCGAAGTCACGCCCCCGACCAGGTGGTGCGCACACTGTCATTGCTCGCTCTGCCGCCGAGCACACGGCGCAGCCTTCGTGACCTGGTTCGGAGTGGAACGTTCGAGCTTCGAGCTGGTGACCGGAGCCGATGAGCTGTCTTGGTACCGGTCGACGCCGGCGGCGCGACGCGGTTTCTGCTCGCGATGCGGCTCGACCATCTTTTTCGAGAGCGAGCGATGGGCCGATGAGGTGCACATCGCCCTCGCCTGCATGGAAGGCGCGATCGACCGTTCGCCGAAAGCGCACGTATTCTATGATTCACATGTCGATTGGATCGAGCTCGGTGACGAGCTGCAACGGCTCGGAGGCCCGAGCGGGACGAATCCGATCGAGCCGGCTCGCTGA
- a CDS encoding TonB-dependent receptor codes for MKRTILATLVVVVALAVAAPVIAQNPTGVLTGRVSYEGQPQAGVTVTVDSPSLQGTRVEVTGSSGDYNFRGLPAGTYTVTFALAGFKTLEYDVKISAAQSRRVDAQMYDESYAEEIMVTSAYETVSDSTEASTTYTLDLVEQLPIQRTIESTVLMTPGVTNTGTSSGYITISGAMSFENLFMINGVVVNENLRGQPLDLYIEDAIQETTTSTSGVSAEYGRFQGGVVNMLTKSGGNQFSGSFRANLDSDSWQSSNAGELTPERDDKVNTTYEATFGGYVLKDRLWFFTAGRDLSRSETDTTYLTNIEFPQTSEQTRLEGKLTWSITPSHRVIGSYAEIDYVRTNTVYGDVLDLASVNPHREDPQDITSINYTGVITDNFFIEGQYSERNYIIGIGSGGDDTSLLRGTLLLDRSHSSARFHTPTFCSAPECGDEDRNNENGLLKASYFLTSSSAGSHDIVFGFDTFNDIRKVDNYQQAGDFRLYVSDTIWIDDPNEPGGIAIYPVMASYYSANRPDGISRGSYGYVYDMAATSQGTDFRTNSLFVNDTWRLNDKWTFNVGLRYDGNDGVDSNGVKVSDDSRVSPRLGAAWDVKGNGDLIFNASYSHYVGALANGIANDASPAGNANSQNTRYDGPCLNCDAYLTGDYSNLMTQDEVIQAWYDWFIANGGYENPPNNTSTTIRGLTPQILESMSSPYTAEFVVGLTKRLGSRGVLRVDFVNREGHDFYIYRTVPNRTVEVPSGPTDLSTMENDDGFYKRKYQGLHTNFQYRIGDRWDLGASYTYSKSKGNFDGETWNSGAVQGTWHEYTEYRSDQWNVPTGYLDIDQRHRLRAYAVWDAISTSRHNLSLSWLENFWSGNPYSLTATIEIDSDWVDNPGYEDPPDSLTYYFGGRNAEHWDNVHRSDFSINYGFFIKSVELFFQGDMLNVFNEGAQDGGITTIDVLNDFNPYTTTPVEGVDWERDEDFGEPSTDGSFQNPRLYRFSVGIRF; via the coding sequence ATGAAGAGAACCATACTTGCGACCCTGGTCGTGGTGGTGGCACTCGCCGTTGCCGCACCGGTGATCGCGCAGAACCCGACTGGCGTGTTGACCGGACGGGTCAGCTACGAAGGACAGCCGCAGGCGGGTGTGACCGTGACGGTCGATTCGCCCTCGCTGCAGGGTACCCGCGTCGAAGTGACCGGGTCGAGCGGCGACTACAACTTCCGCGGTCTGCCGGCGGGCACCTACACGGTGACCTTCGCGCTCGCCGGCTTCAAGACCCTCGAGTACGACGTCAAGATCTCGGCCGCGCAGAGCCGCCGGGTCGATGCGCAGATGTACGACGAGAGCTACGCTGAGGAGATCATGGTGACCTCGGCCTACGAGACGGTTTCGGATTCGACGGAGGCCTCCACCACCTACACGCTGGATCTGGTCGAACAGTTGCCGATTCAGCGAACAATCGAGTCGACGGTGCTGATGACTCCTGGCGTCACCAACACCGGGACTTCTTCGGGCTACATAACGATCTCGGGCGCGATGTCGTTCGAAAACCTGTTCATGATCAATGGCGTGGTGGTGAACGAGAATCTTCGCGGCCAGCCGCTGGATCTCTACATCGAGGACGCGATCCAGGAGACGACGACCTCGACATCGGGCGTGTCGGCCGAGTACGGACGCTTCCAGGGCGGTGTGGTCAATATGCTCACCAAGTCCGGCGGCAACCAGTTCTCGGGCTCCTTCAGGGCCAACCTCGACAGCGACAGCTGGCAGTCCAGCAACGCCGGCGAGCTCACACCCGAGCGTGACGACAAGGTCAACACCACCTACGAGGCGACATTTGGCGGCTATGTGTTGAAGGACAGGCTGTGGTTTTTCACCGCCGGCCGTGACCTCTCGCGGTCCGAGACTGACACCACCTACCTCACCAACATCGAGTTTCCGCAAACCTCTGAGCAGACGCGGCTCGAAGGGAAACTGACCTGGTCGATCACCCCGAGCCACCGAGTGATCGGCTCCTACGCCGAGATCGATTACGTGCGGACGAACACGGTTTACGGAGATGTTCTCGACCTGGCGAGTGTCAACCCGCACCGCGAGGACCCGCAGGACATTACCTCGATCAACTACACCGGCGTGATCACCGACAACTTCTTCATCGAGGGGCAGTACTCAGAGCGCAACTACATCATCGGCATCGGCTCGGGTGGGGACGACACTTCGCTGCTCCGCGGCACTCTGCTGCTCGACCGCTCACACAGCAGCGCCCGCTTCCACACGCCGACCTTCTGCTCCGCACCCGAGTGCGGCGACGAGGATCGCAACAACGAGAACGGCCTGCTCAAGGCCTCCTACTTCCTGACATCCTCGTCGGCCGGCAGCCACGATATTGTCTTCGGTTTCGACACCTTCAACGACATCCGCAAGGTTGACAATTATCAGCAGGCGGGGGATTTCCGGCTCTACGTGTCGGACACGATCTGGATCGACGATCCCAATGAGCCAGGCGGCATCGCCATCTACCCGGTCATGGCCTCGTACTACAGCGCCAACCGTCCCGACGGAATCAGTCGGGGTAGCTACGGTTACGTGTACGACATGGCCGCTACATCGCAGGGCACGGACTTCCGGACCAACTCCCTCTTCGTCAACGACACCTGGCGCCTGAACGACAAATGGACCTTCAACGTTGGTCTGCGTTACGACGGCAACGACGGTGTCGACAGCAACGGTGTCAAGGTCTCGGACGACAGCCGCGTGAGCCCGCGGCTGGGCGCGGCGTGGGACGTCAAGGGCAACGGCGACCTGATCTTCAACGCCTCGTACTCCCACTACGTCGGCGCGCTCGCCAACGGGATCGCGAACGACGCTTCGCCCGCCGGAAATGCCAACTCCCAAAACACGCGCTATGACGGGCCCTGCCTCAACTGCGACGCCTACCTCACCGGCGACTACTCGAACCTCATGACCCAGGACGAGGTCATCCAGGCCTGGTATGACTGGTTCATCGCCAACGGCGGCTACGAGAATCCACCAAACAACACCTCGACCACGATCCGCGGGCTGACGCCGCAGATCTTGGAATCGATGTCCTCACCCTACACTGCCGAGTTCGTCGTCGGTCTGACCAAGCGTCTCGGCAGCAGGGGCGTCCTGCGGGTTGATTTTGTCAACCGTGAGGGCCACGATTTCTATATCTACCGAACCGTCCCCAACCGAACCGTCGAGGTTCCCTCGGGGCCGACCGACCTGTCGACGATGGAAAACGACGACGGTTTCTACAAGCGTAAATACCAGGGTCTGCACACCAACTTCCAGTACCGCATCGGTGACCGCTGGGATCTCGGCGCCTCGTACACGTACTCGAAATCGAAGGGCAACTTCGACGGTGAAACGTGGAACTCGGGCGCCGTCCAGGGCACATGGCACGAGTACACCGAGTACCGCTCGGACCAGTGGAACGTGCCGACCGGTTACCTCGACATCGACCAGCGCCACAGGTTGCGTGCCTACGCAGTGTGGGACGCGATATCGACCTCGCGCCACAACCTGAGCCTCAGCTGGTTGGAGAACTTCTGGTCCGGAAATCCCTACTCCCTGACCGCAACCATCGAAATCGATAGCGATTGGGTAGACAACCCGGGCTACGAAGACCCGCCCGACTCGCTGACCTATTACTTCGGCGGCCGGAACGCAGAGCACTGGGACAACGTCCACCGCTCGGACTTCTCGATCAATTACGGCTTCTTCATCAAGAGCGTCGAGCTGTTCTTCCAGGGAGACATGCTGAACGTCTTCAACGAGGGCGCACAGGACGGTGGCATTACCACTATAGATGTCCTCAACGACTTCAATCCCTATACCACGACCCCGGTCGAAGGCGTGGATTGGGAGAGAGACGAGGACTTCGGCGAGCCATCCACCGACGGCAGCTTCCAGAACCCGCGCCTGTACCGCTTCTCGGTCGGTATTCGCTTCTGA